The candidate division TA06 bacterium genome includes a window with the following:
- a CDS encoding HD domain-containing protein, with translation MAARGIDSPQREAGERLQHQFESMLKYSKVIRDPVHGDIWITDLEKEIMDNNWFQRLRRIRQLGPTNLVYPGANHTRFEHSIGTLYVAQQIIDAVNRNYRHVFPDDPTSRFSEYPMTPEDTFVTRIVALIHDTAHLSFGHVLEDEGNLFGEDKQWKDDKRREGVLGRVLPIIRKRMERAGIEKTRIDKTLADIESILVAEEKGENEIRRLDRPYIADICGNTICADLLDYLKRDSYFTGLKAAYDKRMLSYFVLRDYEDEATNEVKPRLAILLERRPGVLRRDVLSDCVGLLRLRYTLAEKVYYHRVKAVLSAMVIKLVFCAMKSALDKVKGKKQRDQVSQEFKDHIMLSGDDAFLYEIANMPEDIDEDLQAAKKVACSILGRQLYTITYYRLGYSPEYWTRVGEYAVPSRRYELECTLESVFEISPGSIIVYATKKDEGKEAEAKMFVRSLSPSVQPLSKLARELEHGNMAFEIELINKRYATLWRFYVLLSPEYADQWSQTLKDVCQKGIEDGDWSGLVDVRAQILEETANIKLCVSEQKEVKSAVQAIKFAREIHGVSFKEFIDNEIRKVFKRRG, from the coding sequence ATGGCTGCAAGAGGAATTGACTCGCCACAGAGAGAAGCAGGAGAAAGGCTGCAACACCAATTTGAGAGCATGCTAAAATACTCCAAGGTGATTAGAGACCCTGTGCACGGCGATATATGGATCACTGATTTGGAAAAAGAAATCATGGACAACAACTGGTTTCAGAGGCTGAGAAGAATAAGACAACTGGGACCCACCAATCTAGTGTATCCAGGTGCAAATCACACAAGGTTCGAACATAGTATCGGAACTCTATATGTAGCCCAGCAAATCATCGATGCTGTCAATAGGAATTACAGACACGTATTCCCTGACGATCCGACGTCTCGATTCTCTGAATATCCCATGACCCCTGAGGATACTTTCGTCACGAGGATCGTGGCGCTGATTCATGATACAGCGCATCTGTCGTTCGGACATGTACTTGAAGACGAGGGTAATCTTTTCGGTGAAGATAAACAATGGAAAGATGATAAGCGTAGAGAAGGCGTTCTAGGTAGAGTTCTTCCGATTATTCGGAAACGCATGGAAAGAGCTGGGATTGAGAAAACCAGAATAGACAAGACTCTGGCGGATATAGAAAGCATTCTAGTTGCCGAAGAAAAGGGTGAGAACGAAATCAGAAGATTGGACCGACCCTACATCGCCGACATCTGTGGTAATACAATCTGCGCAGACCTATTGGATTACCTGAAGAGAGATTCTTACTTCACCGGACTCAAGGCAGCTTATGACAAAAGGATGTTGTCTTACTTCGTGCTTAGGGACTACGAAGATGAGGCAACAAACGAAGTAAAACCTCGCCTCGCAATACTGCTAGAAAGAAGGCCTGGTGTTCTAAGAAGAGACGTCCTATCCGATTGTGTTGGCCTACTTAGACTGAGGTACACCCTTGCTGAAAAGGTCTACTATCATAGGGTCAAGGCAGTGCTGTCAGCAATGGTAATAAAGCTGGTATTCTGCGCAATGAAGTCGGCCCTGGATAAGGTCAAGGGTAAGAAGCAGAGGGACCAGGTCAGCCAGGAGTTCAAGGATCACATAATGCTCTCCGGTGATGACGCTTTCCTTTACGAGATTGCAAACATGCCGGAGGATATTGATGAAGACCTTCAGGCGGCAAAGAAGGTCGCATGTTCCATTCTTGGGAGACAGCTCTACACAATCACCTACTACAGGCTGGGCTATTCCCCGGAATATTGGACTAGGGTAGGCGAGTATGCCGTTCCGTCAAGGAGATACGAGCTAGAGTGCACGTTGGAGAGCGTTTTCGAGATCTCACCGGGCTCCATAATTGTCTATGCTACCAAAAAAGACGAGGGGAAAGAGGCAGAAGCTAAGATGTTTGTAAGGTCACTGTCTCCCTCTGTGCAACCACTTTCGAAGCTTGCGAGGGAGCTGGAGCATGGCAACATGGCGTTTGAGATTGAACTAATAAACAAGCGGTACGCTACGTTGTGGCGGTTCTACGTTCTGTTATCCCCAGAGTATGCGGACCAGTGGTCACAAACCCTGAAGGATGTATGTCAGAAGGGTATTGAGGACGGTGACTGGTCAGGACTTGTCGACGTAAGGGCCCAGATATTGGAAGAAACAGCAAACATAAAGCTTTGCGTATCAGAGCAGAAAGAGGTAAAAAGTGCCGTCCAAGCTATCAAGTTCGCCCGTGAGATACATGGCGTCAGTTTCAAGGAATTCATAGATAACGAGATACGCAAAGTCTTCAAAAGGAGAGGATGA
- a CDS encoding CYTH domain-containing protein — protein sequence MRREVERKFKITQYDPQRLRPGKRIEQGYLSFSPEVRVRIRGKEATLTVKGRGTIERQEFEYPIPISDAEKLLKMTDCQISKVRHEVERLEIDVFGGKLKGLVLAEAELKERADAVRKPMWLEWEEVTGDERYLNRNLARHGIPDE from the coding sequence ATGCGTAGGGAGGTCGAGAGGAAGTTCAAGATAACTCAATACGACCCACAGAGACTCAGGCCAGGGAAAAGAATCGAGCAGGGCTACCTCAGCTTCTCTCCTGAAGTAAGGGTAAGGATTCGGGGGAAGGAGGCCACTCTGACTGTCAAAGGAAGGGGCACAATCGAAAGACAGGAATTCGAATATCCAATTCCCATAAGTGATGCCGAAAAACTCTTGAAGATGACAGACTGTCAGATTTCGAAGGTCAGACACGAAGTAGAAAGACTGGAAATAGATGTCTTCGGAGGAAAGCTGAAAGGGCTTGTCCTTGCTGAAGCCGAGCTCAAGGAGAGAGCGGATGCTGTACGGAAACCGATGTGGCTTGAATGGGAAGAGGTAACCGGAGACGAAAGGTATTTGAATCGCAACCTGGCGAGACATGGCATTCCCGATGAGTGA
- a CDS encoding T9SS type A sorting domain-containing protein — protein MARILGGRQRISMFFPVILVCASIIVPVGPARQGPIGPVPFSVNEVVAQVSRRTEHTGLGSSILGPWEYPTSALLQEFMIDTSITYGVAGSWQGVASIASDGTNYLVVWQDARNGVFSDVFGTRVSKSGTVIDSSSIAICTVDRSQGWPSVAFDGTNYLVVWHDWRIGVRYDLYATRVDTSGAVLDSSGIPISAASGWQHTPSVAFGGANYLVVWKDSRGGDGFDIYCARVDTSVVVLDSSGVPICTAVDDQTDPSVAFDGTNFLVVWDDRRDGIDYEIFGARIDTSGAVLDSSAILICAAFDDQWNPSVAFDGTNYLVIWQDGRSGVDPDIWGARVDTSGAVLDFMTISAAPYGQGRPSLAFDGENYLAVWQDYRSGTDYEIYGARIDTSGAVLDSSGICIRSGAFMPALPCVTLGDSTYMVVWNEWGDGTDDDIYGARLARSGAVLDSTGVAISTGANWQDSPSLAFGGAQYFVAWEDNRRDTLDIYGARISETGIVLDPSGIAICSTSGQQASPSSGSDGSEYIVVWEDRRSGVSRDIYGARVSASGAVLDPSGIPISTAPGNQASPCVAYGGSNYLAIWEDLRGGPIQQIYGTRITPSGVVLDTSGIPLWTIPLPQETPNAVFGSGGYLVVWALSHSGDDSDIYGTRVDTAGRILDSSYIAISIAMDRQEAPSAASGAGKYLVVWKDYRSGFSCDIYGARVSESGIVLDPSGIPIATGIYLDESPSVAFDGIDYVVVWEDQRNGSRDVYGARVDTSGVTLDPSGVELINALWPRTKPVIASGSGNQLLLACEGFAPKPYNSQRIFGAFYTGVAIEEESGESKVVTAGLLQNRPNPFDTRTTIQYQISVVGLVSLKVYDSSGRLVSVLADGQKPAGSYTATWDGKDTSRLQVSSGIYFYRLEAGGFASVNKMIFLR, from the coding sequence ATGGCTAGAATACTGGGTGGGAGGCAAAGGATCAGTATGTTTTTCCCGGTTATTCTGGTTTGTGCTTCGATTATCGTCCCTGTAGGACCTGCTCGTCAAGGTCCGATTGGTCCAGTCCCTTTCTCAGTAAATGAGGTGGTGGCGCAGGTCTCCCGCCGGACTGAACATACGGGCCTCGGGAGTTCCATTCTCGGACCCTGGGAGTATCCCACCTCCGCCTTGCTTCAAGAGTTCATGATTGACACTTCAATAACGTATGGCGTAGCCGGTAGCTGGCAAGGCGTTGCTTCTATTGCTTCTGATGGGACCAATTACCTCGTTGTGTGGCAAGATGCTCGGAACGGTGTTTTCTCTGACGTATTCGGTACCAGAGTAAGCAAGTCCGGAACCGTGATCGATTCTTCAAGCATAGCCATCTGTACAGTAGATCGTTCCCAGGGGTGGCCTTCAGTTGCTTTTGACGGCACCAACTATCTTGTCGTATGGCATGATTGGCGGATTGGGGTCCGATATGATCTCTACGCTACTAGAGTGGACACGTCTGGAGCAGTTCTCGATTCTTCAGGGATCCCAATATCCGCAGCCAGTGGTTGGCAGCATACTCCTTCCGTTGCTTTCGGCGGCGCCAACTATTTAGTGGTTTGGAAAGACTCGCGAGGAGGCGACGGTTTTGACATCTACTGCGCCAGGGTAGATACTTCTGTCGTGGTACTTGATTCCTCGGGTGTCCCCATCTGCACAGCTGTCGATGATCAGACGGATCCGTCAGTTGCCTTCGATGGGACAAACTTTCTAGTAGTCTGGGACGACCGACGCGATGGCATTGATTACGAAATCTTCGGGGCCAGAATAGATACATCTGGCGCTGTTCTTGACTCTTCTGCGATACTGATTTGCGCTGCCTTCGACGATCAGTGGAATCCTTCAGTTGCGTTTGATGGGACGAACTACCTTGTGATTTGGCAAGACGGTCGAAGTGGCGTGGACCCCGATATTTGGGGCGCCAGAGTCGATACTTCCGGGGCAGTGCTTGATTTCATGACTATTTCCGCCGCACCCTATGGACAAGGTCGTCCTTCTTTAGCGTTTGACGGGGAAAATTACCTCGCGGTGTGGCAGGATTATCGTAGCGGAACCGATTACGAGATCTATGGTGCTCGGATAGACACCTCTGGTGCGGTGCTTGATTCTTCAGGCATATGCATTCGCAGCGGTGCTTTCATGCCAGCACTTCCTTGTGTCACGCTTGGCGACTCCACCTACATGGTGGTTTGGAACGAGTGGGGCGATGGCACAGACGACGACATCTATGGTGCTCGGCTTGCCAGGTCAGGAGCAGTGCTGGATTCGACAGGCGTAGCAATCTCCACTGGCGCCAATTGGCAAGACTCTCCTTCTCTAGCCTTTGGCGGGGCTCAGTACTTTGTTGCTTGGGAAGACAATCGCCGTGACACTCTTGATATTTACGGTGCCAGGATAAGCGAAACCGGGATAGTACTTGATCCTTCAGGTATAGCCATCTGTAGTACTTCCGGCCAGCAAGCCTCTCCATCCTCCGGTTCCGATGGGTCCGAGTACATTGTGGTATGGGAGGACCGCCGCAGTGGCGTCAGCCGGGACATCTATGGTGCGAGGGTCAGCGCATCAGGGGCAGTACTCGACCCCTCCGGCATACCCATCTCCACGGCCCCCGGTAACCAGGCGTCTCCCTGTGTCGCCTATGGTGGCTCCAACTACTTGGCGATCTGGGAGGACTTAAGGGGGGGCCCTATTCAGCAGATCTATGGCACAAGAATAACGCCGTCAGGGGTAGTCCTCGACACTTCGGGCATACCACTCTGGACGATACCACTTCCGCAAGAAACGCCCAACGCTGTCTTTGGCAGCGGTGGCTACCTTGTGGTCTGGGCGCTATCTCACAGCGGTGATGACAGTGATATCTACGGCACTAGAGTCGATACGGCCGGGAGGATTTTGGACTCTTCATACATAGCGATCTCGATTGCTATGGACCGGCAGGAAGCTCCTAGTGCGGCGTCTGGTGCTGGTAAATATCTTGTCGTTTGGAAAGATTACCGGAGCGGCTTTTCTTGTGACATCTACGGCGCAAGAGTGAGCGAGTCCGGGATAGTACTTGATCCCTCGGGAATACCAATTGCTACTGGCATATACCTGGATGAGTCGCCATCCGTGGCTTTTGACGGCATAGACTATGTGGTTGTCTGGGAAGATCAACGTAATGGTTCGCGTGATGTCTACGGTGCAAGGGTCGATACGTCTGGCGTGACACTGGACCCCTCAGGTGTTGAGCTAATAAACGCGCTCTGGCCCAGAACCAAGCCGGTGATCGCTAGTGGCTCAGGCAACCAATTACTTCTTGCCTGCGAGGGTTTCGCGCCAAAACCATACAACAGTCAGAGAATATTTGGTGCGTTCTATACTGGTGTCGCAATTGAAGAAGAGAGCGGAGAGTCGAAAGTGGTAACTGCAGGACTGCTCCAGAACCGGCCAAACCCCTTCGATACTAGAACGACAATTCAGTATCAGATTTCTGTGGTGGGCCTTGTCTCTCTCAAAGTCTATGATTCTTCGGGGCGGTTAGTGAGTGTTCTGGCAGATGGGCAGAAGCCTGCTGGCTCATACACCGCTACCTGGGACGGAAAAGATACGTCCAGGCTGCAGGTATCATCCGGGATCTACTTCTATCGCCTTGAGGCCGGAGGTTTCGCCAGCGTCAACAAAATGATATTCCTCCGATAA
- a CDS encoding site-specific DNA-methyltransferase, with protein MARKKATKAGKRASFESVKHKNKRVNIPTRELEDFVKEDETKPKTLLYPRDPSLDPQLVWKGKDEQDREDLKVPAVPVYIQEKIHPQALIEDLRREAQEGKPRQIDLYADFNGVQFEELIEFYLHEQNWSNRMILGDSLLVMTSLAEKEGLKGKVQMIYIDPPYGIKFGSNWQVSTRKRNVKDGKVEDATRQPEQIRAFRDTWKLGIHSYLAYLRDRLVLARELLNDSGSVFVQIGDENLHLVRCVMDEVFGGENFVGQVQFIKTTAKSAKHIDSISDTVLWYAHTLEQLKYRQLYIKKELGGERMASYIWIESSDGKQRRRLTADEVKKHQVPKGWKLFSLQNMTSQSGGKASRFPTQFEGRVFRPTKNFWKTNPSGMSNLGRACRLMVSGNSLNYVRYQNDFSLLPLTNLWIDTAIAGFAQEKIYVVQTALKVITRCVLMTTDPGDLVVDPTCGSGTTAYVAEQWGRRWITIDTSRVALALARTRLMAAKFPYYLLADSLEGLSKQAEITGQVPPATSPRTDKDVRKGFVYRRVPHIMLKSIANNEEIDVIHAKWQEKMESVRAKLNRALKKSWEEWEIPHEADEAWSDEAGNLLGQWWGMRKERQKETDDSIAKRADTELLYDQPFQAPKRIRVTGPFTVESLSPHRFLSADDDLDGTVTEREARDHHDFTTMILENLKTVGVQNMVRNQRLKFDRLEPYAGRWLHADGEYTENGNSKRVAVCIGPEHGTVGPELVKEAAKEAVKGVGFDLLVVCGFAFDPHAWEAAKEFSPQSAKPSKGIVAERKAQYGKLIILLAKMNPDLAMGDELLKKTGAGNLFMVFGEPDLKVKRQKGGRLVVEIKGVDVYDPTTGQIRSHSTDDIACWFIDTDYNEESFFVRHAYFAGAEEPYDKLKRALRAEIDEAAWSALYSTKSRPFDPPKTGKIAVKVINHYGDEVLKVYRL; from the coding sequence ATGGCACGGAAGAAAGCCACAAAAGCAGGTAAGAGAGCATCTTTCGAGAGCGTCAAGCACAAGAACAAGCGGGTGAATATTCCGACCCGAGAATTGGAAGACTTCGTCAAGGAAGACGAGACCAAGCCCAAAACGCTCCTCTATCCCAGGGACCCGTCCTTGGACCCGCAGTTGGTCTGGAAGGGCAAGGACGAGCAGGACCGTGAGGACTTGAAGGTTCCTGCCGTGCCGGTGTACATTCAGGAGAAGATTCATCCCCAAGCTCTGATTGAGGACTTGCGGCGCGAGGCGCAAGAAGGAAAGCCGCGTCAAATTGACCTCTATGCGGATTTCAACGGGGTACAGTTTGAGGAGTTAATTGAGTTCTATCTGCATGAGCAGAACTGGTCCAACCGGATGATACTCGGGGATTCTCTTTTGGTGATGACCTCCTTGGCCGAGAAAGAAGGGCTGAAGGGAAAGGTCCAGATGATCTACATTGACCCACCGTATGGGATTAAGTTCGGGTCGAACTGGCAGGTGTCCACGCGGAAGCGGAATGTTAAGGACGGGAAGGTAGAGGATGCGACCCGGCAACCAGAGCAGATTCGGGCGTTTCGGGACACCTGGAAGTTAGGCATTCACTCTTATCTTGCTTATTTGCGTGATCGGCTGGTGCTGGCGAGGGAACTGTTGAATGACAGCGGGAGCGTGTTTGTGCAGATTGGGGATGAGAATCTGCATTTGGTGAGGTGTGTGATGGATGAAGTGTTTGGAGGTGAGAATTTCGTTGGACAAGTCCAATTCATCAAAACGACTGCGAAGAGCGCGAAACACATCGATTCAATTAGCGATACAGTGTTGTGGTATGCACACACGTTAGAGCAGTTGAAATACCGGCAGCTTTACATTAAGAAGGAGCTCGGTGGCGAACGGATGGCAAGCTACATTTGGATTGAATCGTCAGACGGGAAACAGAGGAGAAGACTCACTGCGGACGAGGTGAAAAAGCACCAAGTCCCGAAGGGGTGGAAACTTTTTTCCCTTCAGAACATGACCTCTCAAAGCGGAGGAAAAGCGTCGAGGTTTCCAACTCAGTTTGAAGGAAGGGTCTTCCGGCCGACAAAGAATTTTTGGAAAACAAACCCGAGCGGTATGTCCAACTTGGGTAGAGCATGCCGCTTGATGGTTTCGGGCAATAGCCTCAACTATGTCAGGTATCAGAATGATTTCTCGCTGCTGCCGCTGACGAATCTGTGGATCGACACTGCAATTGCGGGTTTCGCGCAGGAAAAAATCTACGTAGTCCAAACAGCACTCAAGGTGATCACTCGCTGCGTTCTTATGACCACTGACCCGGGTGATTTGGTAGTCGACCCGACCTGCGGGAGTGGGACGACGGCTTATGTGGCAGAGCAGTGGGGCAGGCGGTGGATTACCATTGATACGTCCCGCGTGGCACTAGCGCTCGCGCGGACGCGGTTGATGGCGGCGAAGTTCCCTTACTACCTGCTGGCTGATTCTCTCGAGGGGTTGTCAAAACAGGCAGAGATTACGGGCCAGGTTCCGCCGGCCACTTCGCCCCGGACCGATAAAGATGTGCGCAAGGGGTTTGTCTATAGGCGGGTCCCGCACATCATGCTCAAATCAATTGCCAACAACGAGGAGATTGACGTCATTCATGCCAAGTGGCAAGAGAAAATGGAGTCGGTTCGGGCGAAGCTCAATAGGGCGCTGAAGAAGTCTTGGGAGGAATGGGAAATTCCTCATGAGGCAGACGAGGCCTGGTCGGATGAGGCCGGAAACCTGCTTGGTCAGTGGTGGGGTATGCGGAAAGAAAGGCAAAAGGAGACTGACGACTCTATTGCGAAGCGTGCGGATACAGAACTTCTCTATGATCAGCCTTTCCAGGCCCCCAAGCGGATTCGGGTGACCGGTCCGTTCACGGTAGAGAGCCTTTCCCCGCATAGGTTTCTGAGCGCCGACGATGACCTCGATGGAACCGTCACGGAGCGCGAGGCACGCGATCACCACGACTTCACGACCATGATTCTCGAAAACCTGAAGACGGTCGGTGTGCAGAACATGGTCAGGAACCAGCGCCTGAAGTTCGATCGTCTCGAACCCTATGCTGGACGGTGGCTGCATGCCGATGGGGAATACACCGAGAACGGTAACTCGAAGCGTGTGGCCGTGTGTATTGGTCCGGAGCACGGAACCGTGGGCCCTGAGTTGGTCAAAGAGGCAGCCAAAGAGGCGGTCAAGGGTGTGGGCTTCGACCTCTTGGTCGTCTGCGGCTTCGCTTTCGACCCCCATGCTTGGGAAGCAGCGAAGGAGTTCAGCCCACAGTCAGCAAAACCTTCCAAAGGAATCGTTGCAGAGCGGAAAGCGCAATACGGTAAGTTAATCATCCTCCTGGCCAAGATGAACCCGGACTTAGCAATGGGCGATGAACTGTTGAAGAAGACGGGCGCGGGAAACCTCTTCATGGTCTTCGGCGAACCGGACCTTAAAGTGAAAAGACAAAAGGGCGGAAGACTGGTCGTGGAGATCAAAGGCGTGGACGTTTATGACCCGACCACCGGACAGATTCGCAGCCATTCCACAGACGACATCGCCTGCTGGTTCATTGACACAGACTACAACGAGGAGAGCTTTTTTGTCCGCCATGCATACTTCGCCGGGGCGGAAGAGCCTTACGACAAGTTGAAGCGCGCTCTCAGGGCAGAGATTGATGAAGCGGCCTGGAGCGCACTCTACTCGACCAAGAGCCGGCCTTTCGATCCGCCCAAAACGGGCAAGATTGCCGTCAAAGTCATTAACCACTATGGTGACGAGGTTCTGAAGGTCTACCGATTGTAA